From Coffea arabica cultivar ET-39 chromosome 2e, Coffea Arabica ET-39 HiFi, whole genome shotgun sequence, the proteins below share one genomic window:
- the LOC140036171 gene encoding uncharacterized protein: MSGDDERNGKGNGCRDFNAAVEFTKSNLELKVRDKFKNLRAFKEALMEWNVKEGYTIKYKKNEKAKVIAMCKKGFVKTVRREIMVDISIRQAYRAKRLARKALQRDDMRQYHVIRDYAATLLIRNPGSHIVLQVARLDDNELLTAMGRDGNDNMIPMAIAVVEAKRYDSWKWFLIELKTKFGVENGAPWTFISDRQKGLVSAIDDVFLESEHRYCLRHIYQNFKKKFKGKKLKEYFWAAASTGNIRDFKTALAELERADPKVGEAMNAAGWLSRIPAHLWSRSHSSSSCKSDILVNNLNESFNSYILPAREFTIISMFEWIRRKLMQRLHVKREGMQKYQGNLCPNIQE, translated from the exons ATGTCGGGAGATGATGAAAGAAATGGAAAAGGTAATGGTTGTCGAGATTTTAATGCTGCAGTTGAGTTCACAAAATCAAATTTAGAGTTGAAAGTTAGGGATAAATTTAAGAACTTACGGGCCTTTAAAGAAGCACTTATGGAATGGAATGTCAAAGAAGGCTACACCATCAagtacaaaaaaaatgaaaaagcaaaAGTTATTGCCATGTGCAAAAAAG GATTTGTCAAAACTGTGAGAAGAGAGATTATGGTTGACATAAGCATTAGACAGGCTTATAGAGCTAAAAGGTTGGCAAGAAAGGCACTACAACGGGATGATATGAGACAGTATCATGTCATCAGAGATTATGCTGCTACCTTGTTGATCCGAAATCCTGGTAGCCATATTGTCCTGCAAGTGGCTAGACTGGATGACAATGAG CTTTTGACAGCTATGGGTAGGGATGGCAATGATAACATGATTCCCATGGCAATTGCTGTAGTGGAAGCCAAGAGATATGACTCATGGAAATGGTTTTTGATAgagttgaaaactaaatttggcGTTGAAAATGGAGCTCCATGGACATTCATATCAGATAGGCAAAAGGGGTTAGTCAGTGCAATTGATGATGTGTTTCTTGAATCAGAGCATAGGTACTGCCTTCGTCATATATATCAAAACTTCAAAAAGAAGTTCAAGGGCAAGAAGTTGAAGGAGTACTTTTGGGCAGCTGCTTCTACTGGGAACATTCGTGACTTTAAGACAGCATTGGCTGAATTAGAAAGGGCTGATCCAAAGGTGGGAGAAGCTATGAATGCAGCTGGTTGGTTAAGTAGGATTCCTGCACATTTATGGTCCAGGTCACATTCCAGCTCCTCATGCAAGAGTGATATTCTTGTTAATAATTTGAATGAGTCGTTTAATTCCTACATACTTCCAGCAAGAGAGTTTACAATCATCTCCATGTTTGAGTGGATAAGAAGAAAACTGATGCAGAGGCTACATGTGAAAAGGGAAGGCATGCAAAAGTATCAAGGGAACCTCTGTCCAAACATACAAGAATGA
- the LOC140036926 gene encoding putative pentatricopeptide repeat-containing protein At5g09950, with product MFLPELISKSTTVHRRFHLYSYSISSFSTLAASNFHSYCQQILPKPIFANPPEDPIQTPFSPLNQYKKSQEEALPSHLRKSPSFDEIPACFSPLVAEKRDFLIKKYQYSCSQFDAEQLHLEVIRNGLHKDLFLCNTLISVYGRVGDMVSAYHLFAEMWERNSVTWACLVSGYNQNDMFEDACHIFRETLVSGLFPNHYAVGSALRACQGLRASALRFGMQIHGLISKTPHSCDVLVCNVLISMYGSCMSSADYAWQVFDGIKFRNLISWNSIISVYSQREDAVSAFKLFSGLQKEGSVFSFRPSQYTFGSLITAASCSCVFVLEQTLAAVEKSGYVQDLYVGSALVSGFSRFAMLDTANKIFEQMGTRNAATLNGLMIGLIRLGQGEQAVKVFMETRNLVRITSDSLLVLLSSFPEFSSLDVGRRKGGELHANVIRNGLDYSKVSVGNGLINMYAKCDAIEDAFSVFRLMVDRDSVSWNSIISGLDHNECFEDALIIFRRMKSTGLVPSNFTIISILSSCGKLGWIAMGGQLHSEGLKLGLDFDVSVSNALLSLYANCGFIATCRKLFSLMTEHDQVSWNSIIGALSSSDIYGHDAIGYFKEMMQSGWKLNKVTFINVLEALVSPSLLELAHQVHSLVLKYGAMNDSSIENALLSCYGKCGAINLCENIFSRMLGRRDDVSWNCMISGYIHNELLSKAMNLVWLMLQNGQRLDSFTFASVLSACASVATLERGMEVHACAVRSCLESDVVIGSALVDMYTKCGRIDYASRFFELMPVRNVYSWNSMISGYARHGHGHKALDLFSRMKMQGQSPDHVTFVGVLSACSHVGLVEKGFYHFESMSNLYSLIPQMEHYSCIVDLLGRAGKLEKIEGFINRMPMMPNNLIWRTVLGACSRANGRRRDLGNKAAQMLMELEPQNAANYVLLANMHASGGRWADVAEARRAMREAAVRKEAGCSWVTMKDGVHVFVSGDKSHPDKDAIYAKLKELHLKMKDAGYVPELKFAMYDLEQENKEELLSYHSERLAVAFILTHKSELPIRIMKNLRICGDCHSAFKYISEIVGRQIILRDSNRFHHFVGGKCSCNDFW from the coding sequence ATGTTTCTACCAGAACTTATCTCAAAATCCACAACAGTTCACAGGAGATTCCATTTATATTCTTACTCAATTTCTAGTTTCAGTACATTGGCTGCCTCAAATTTTCACTCATACTGCCAACAAATTCTTCCCAAACCGATCTTCGCCAACCCGCCGGAGGACCCGATTCAGACACCCTTTTCTCCATTGAACCAATACAAGAAAAGCCAAGAAGAAGCTCTGCCATCCCATTTAAGAAAAAGCCCTTCATTTGACGAGATACCCGCTTGTTTTTCGCCTTTAGTTGCTGAAAAACGTGATTTTCTGATCAAGAAATACCAATATTCATGCTCCCAATTTGATGCTGAACAGCTTCATTTAGAAGTAATAAGAAATGGGTTGCACAAAGATTTGTTCTTGTGTAACACCCTCATTAGTGTGTACGGTAGAGTTGGGGATATGGTATCTGCATATCATTTGTTTGCTGAAATGTGGGAAAGAAATTCAGTTACTTGGGCTTGCCTGGTTTCTGGTTACAACCAGAATGATATGTTTGAGGATGCGTGCCACATTTTCCGAGAAACGCTGGTCTCAGGGCTTTTCCCAAATCACTATGCTGTTGGTAGTGCTTTGAGAGCTTGTCAGGGCTTACGGGCCTCTGCTTTAAGGTTCGGTATGCAAATTCACGGTTTAATTTCAAAAACGCCACATTCGTGTGATGTTCTTGTGTGCAATGTATTGATTTCGATGTATGGGAGTTGTATGAGTTCTGCTGACTATGCCTGGCAAGTTTTTGATGGTATAAAATTTAGGAACTTGATCTCTTGGAACTCCATTATTTCAGTCTATTCTCAAAGAGAAGATGCTGTTTCAGCTTTCAAGCTCTTTTCTGGTTTGCAGAAAGAGGGTTCAGTATTTAGTTTCAGACCCAGTCAGTATACTTTTGGGAGCTTAATTACTGCAGCCTCCTGTTCTTGTGTGTTTGTTCTTGAGCAGACTCTTGCTGCAGTAGAGAAGTCTGGATATGTGCAAGACCTCTATGTTGGTAGTGCATTGGTTAGTGGGTTTTCAAGGTTTGCTATGCTTGATACTGCTAATAAAATCTTTGAACAGATGGGCACAAGGAATGCAGCGACCCTCAATGGACTAATGATTGGATTGATAAGGCTAGGTCAAGGTGAACAGGCAGTTAAGGTTTTTATGGAAACAAGAAATTTAGTTAGAATCACTTCTGATTCCTTGCTGGTTCTGTTGAGCAGTTTTCCTGAATTTTCATCATTGGATGTAGGACGAAGGAAAGGTGGGGAGCTACATGCAAATGTTATTCGGAATGGCTTAGATTATTCCAAGGTTTCTGTTGGAAATGGGTTGATTAATATGTATGCCAAATGTGATGCAATTGAAGATGCTTTTTCTGTTTTCAGACTCATGGTAGATAGAGATTCAGTATCATGGAATTCTATAATATCAGGTCTAGATCATAATGAGTGCTTTGAAGATGCACTTATAATATTCCGTAGAATGAAGAGTACTGGACTGGTGCCTTCAAACTTTACTATCATAAGCATATTGAGTTCATGTGGAAAATTAGGTTGGATCGCAATGGGAGGACAACTACATAGTGAAGGACTTAAGCTgggacttgattttgatgtttcaGTATCAAACGCTCTTCTTTCACTATATGCCAATTGTGGATTTATTGCTACATGCAGGAAGTTATTCTCGTTGATGACTGAACACGATCAAGTTTCATGGAATTCTATTATTGGGGCCCTTAGCAGTTCCGACATATATGGTCATGATGCCATAGGGTATTTCAAAGAAATGATGCAATCTGGATGGAAGCTTAACAAAGTCACCTTTATAAATGTTCTTGAAGCACTAGTGTCTCCTTCTCTTCTTGAGCTTGCTCATCAAGTTCATTCTCTTGTGCTAAAGTATGGTGCTATGAATGATAGTTCAATTGAGAATGCACTTCTCTCTTGCTATGGAAAGTGTGGAGCAATAAATTTATGTGAAAATATATTCTCAAGAATGCTAGGGAGGAGAGATGATGTCAGTTGGAACTGCATGATTTCAGGTTACATACACAATGAGCTCTTGTCCAAGGCCATGAATCTGGTCTGGCTTATGTTGCAGAATGGCCAAAGACTAGACAGCTTCACCTTTGCCTCTGTTCTTAGTGCCTGTGCTTCAGTTGCTACATTAGAGCGTGGTATGGAAGTTCATGCTTGTGCAGTTAGATCTTGTTTGGAATCTGATGTTGTTATTGGTAGTGCACTTGTTGACATGTATACTAAATGTGGAAGAATTGATTATGCTTCACGATTCTTTGAGTTAATGCCCGTGAGGAATGTCTATTCTTGGAATTCTATGATATCTGGCTATGCTCGGCATGGTCATGGACACAAAGCTCTAGATCTTTTTTCAAGAATGAAAATGCAAGGTCAATCACCAGATCATGTCACCTTTGTTGGTGTCTTATCTGCGTGTAGCCATGTGGGGTTGGTTGAGAAAGGTTTTTATCATTTTGAGTCAATGAGCAACTTATACAGCTTAATTCCTCAAATGGAGCACTACTCTTGCATTGTGGACCTACTTGGACGAGCAGGCAAGCTTGAAAAAATAGAGGGCTTCATTAATAGGATGCCTATGATGCCTAATAATTTAATTTGGAGAACTGTTTTAGGGGCCTGCAGTCGAGCAAATGGTCGCAGGAGAGATCTAGGCAACAAGGCAGCTCAAATGCTCATGGAGTTGGAACCTCAAAATGCAGCAAATTATGTACTTCTTGCTAACATGCATGCCTCTGGTGGAAGGTGGGCAGATGTTGCAGAGGCTAGACGTGCAATGAGAGAAGCAGCTGTAAGGAAGGAAGCTGGATGCAGCTGGGTCACCATGAAAGATGGTGTTCACGTTTTTGTTTCTGGAGACAAATCACACCCTGATAAAGATGCTATATATGCAAAGCTTAAGGAACTACACTTGAAAATGAAGGATGCTGGATATGTGCCAGAGTTGAAATTTGCCATGTACGACCTTGAACAGGAGAACAAGGAAGAGCTGCTGAGCTACCATAGTGAGAGGCTAGCGGTTGCTTTCATTCTCACTCACAAATCGGAGTTGCCAATAAGGATTATGAAAAATCTTCGGATATGCGGGGACTGTCACTCTGCCTTTAAATACATATCAGAAATAGTGGGTAGACAAATTATTTTAAGAGATTCTAATAGATTCCACCATTTTGTTGGTGGTAAGTGTTCGTGCaatgatttttggtga